Below is a genomic region from Streptomyces sp. RPA4-2.
CGCCTCGCACTCCCTGCTCGACTACAACCGCGCGGGCATCCCCCTCATCGAGATCGTCACCAAGCCGATCGAGGGCGCGGGCGAGCGCGCGCCCGAGGTCGCCAAGGCCTACGTCGCCGAGCTGCGCGAGCTCATCAAGGCGCTCGGCGTCTCGGAAGCCCGCATGGAGATGGGGCAGATGCGCTGCGACGTGAACCTGTCGCTGCGCCCGCACGGCCGTGAGAAGTTCGGCACGCGCTCCGAGACGAAGAACGTCAACTCGCTGCGCTCGGTGGAACGCGCCGCCCGCTTCGAGATCCAGCGGCACGCCGCGGTGCTGAACTCCGGCGGCACGATCATCCAGGAGACGCGCCACTTCCACGAGGACACCGGGTCCACGACCTCGGGACGCGTGAAGGAGGAGGCCGAGGACTACCGGTACTTCCCGGAGCCCGACCTGGTCCCCGTCGCCCCGTCCCGCGACTGGGTCGAGGAGCTGCGTGGGGGTCTGCCCGAGCAGCCGCTGGCCCGCCGCAACCGGCTGCGCGAGGACTGGGGCGTCAGCGCCCACGACATGCAGTCGATCCTCAACGCCGGTGCCATCGACGCGATCGTCGCCACGACCGAGGCCGGCGCGGACGCCGCGTCCGCCCGTAAGTGGTGGATGGGCGAACTGGCCCGCAGCGCCAACGAGTCGGGCAAGGCCCTGGAGGACCTGCCCATCACCCCGGCGCAGGTCGCCCGGGTGACGCAGCTCGTGGCCTCCGGAGACCTGAACGACAAGCTCGCCCGTCAGGTCATCGAGGGCGTGCTCGCGGGCGAGGGCACCCCGGACGAGGTCGTCGACAAGCGCGGTCTCAAGGTCGTCTCGGACGAGGGCGCGCTGACCGCCGCCGTCGACGAGGCCATCGCCGGCAACCCGGGCGTCGCGGACAAGATCCGCGGCGGCAAGGTGGCCGCGGCCGGCGCCCTGGTCGGCGCCGTCATGAAGGCCACCCGGGGCCAGGCCGACGCGGCCCGCGTCAAGGAGCTCATCCTCGAGAAGCTGGGCGTCAGCGAAGGCTGACCGTCCGCGCACCACCCACCTGGGGGGACGCACCGGGACCGGTGCGTCCCCCCAGGCCTGTCGTGGGCACCCCGGCGCGGCGGAGTCCACCGGCTCGACCGGTGCCGTCGACCGGTGCCGTCGACCGGTGCCGTCGACCGGTGCCGTCAACCGGTGTCGCCGGCCGCCGCCGGGCCGCCGGAGTGCCGCACCACCCATGAGAGACCGGCCGCCGCGACGGACACGGAACCGGCGGACACAACGGAGAAGGAGCAGCAGCAGGATGTACGCGATATCCCTGGGTGACGACGGCGCGGAACTGCGCCCCCTGGAGCCCTGGCACGCCGAGGAGTTCCTCGCGCATCTGGACCGGGGGCGGGAGTTCATCGGGCAGTACATCCCGTTCGGTTCGGCGGCCACGGACGTGGCGTCCGCGCGGGAACTGCTCCAGCGGTACGCCGACAACCGTGCCGCCGACACCGGATCCCTGCACGGCCTGTGGCTGGAGGGAACGCTCGTGGGCGGCGTGCTCTTCCTCAACTTCGACGCGGCCCAGGGCAATTGCGAGGTCGGCTGCTGGCTGGAACCCGCGGGTACCGGACGGGGCCTGGTCACACGCGCGATGCGACTGCTCATCGACTGGGCCGTCGAGGAACGCGGGATCCACCGGGTGGAGTGGATCGCCGCCTCGGCGAACGAGCCGAGTGTGAACGGCGCCCGGCGGCTGGGGATGACCCGGGACGCCGTGCTGCGGGAGAGCTTCCCCTACCGGGGGGTACGCCACGACATGGAGGTCTGGTCGGTGCTCGCGCCCGACTGGCGGGCGACGCGCGCGGGGACGAGCGACTGAGCGTTGCACGACGGTCACGCACGCTTACGCCGATCGTTACCGGCGAGCACAGGGATCATTAAGAGACTTCTCAGACTCCGTCCGTACGGTGCGGGACATGGGAACCAAGACAGTTGACGAAGCCGTGGACGCGAACGGCACCGAGGCGAAGAGCGACAAGGAGACCGTGGACGGCACCGGCACCGGCACTGGCACCGAGGAGACGCCCGACAGCGCGGCCGTGACCGGAGCCGAGACCGACGCCGAGGCCGAGGCCGAGGAGCAGGACGACACCGAGGCCGACGCCCCGGCGGACGAGGACGTCCCCGCGGCCGGGGAGAAGGACGCCCCCGGCGTCGGCCAGGGCGCCGCCGCCGTCGTCTCCGCCGGACTCGGCATCGTGTCGCTCACCGGCAGCTGGGTCGCCACCGTGGCCGCCGCCCGCGAGACCCTGGTCGGACAACTGC
It encodes:
- the gatB gene encoding Asp-tRNA(Asn)/Glu-tRNA(Gln) amidotransferase subunit GatB, which produces MTTTTDELVSYEDALATYDPVMGLEVHVELGTKTKMFCGCSTELGAEPNSQTCPTCLGMPGSLPVVNATGVESAIKIGLALHCEIAEWCRFARKNYFYPDMPKNFQTSQYDEPIAFNGYLDVQLEDGEVFRVEIERAHMEEDTGKSTHVGGATGRIHGASHSLLDYNRAGIPLIEIVTKPIEGAGERAPEVAKAYVAELRELIKALGVSEARMEMGQMRCDVNLSLRPHGREKFGTRSETKNVNSLRSVERAARFEIQRHAAVLNSGGTIIQETRHFHEDTGSTTSGRVKEEAEDYRYFPEPDLVPVAPSRDWVEELRGGLPEQPLARRNRLREDWGVSAHDMQSILNAGAIDAIVATTEAGADAASARKWWMGELARSANESGKALEDLPITPAQVARVTQLVASGDLNDKLARQVIEGVLAGEGTPDEVVDKRGLKVVSDEGALTAAVDEAIAGNPGVADKIRGGKVAAAGALVGAVMKATRGQADAARVKELILEKLGVSEG
- a CDS encoding GNAT family N-acetyltransferase, whose amino-acid sequence is MYAISLGDDGAELRPLEPWHAEEFLAHLDRGREFIGQYIPFGSAATDVASARELLQRYADNRAADTGSLHGLWLEGTLVGGVLFLNFDAAQGNCEVGCWLEPAGTGRGLVTRAMRLLIDWAVEERGIHRVEWIAASANEPSVNGARRLGMTRDAVLRESFPYRGVRHDMEVWSVLAPDWRATRAGTSD